One Chloroflexota bacterium genomic region harbors:
- a CDS encoding sugar phosphate isomerase/epimerase: MPNHAFTYSLVINEVSDDLDQSMSFARTHGMTALELDTVWGVPIETADADDHARVRDALQRTGLEPAMVLSPAFKALRLADADPEDIASLPGWREHLDELEAAMDFASAIGCPRVRLFTGRRDVGGDNPSPRLPDGGGLPAARRAAIRAILLDAAGRAEDVGLTLCVENVRSCFGNTGRNTAAILAAVDHPSVRAIWDPANDFVSGGDDFRAGYEAVKPWMVHVHAKDAMEVDPATGLTAWTAIGQGDLDWPAQIRALIDDSYDGHISLETHWHPEGRSRAQNSHDSFMGLRRAVQDAAGLGSSGS; encoded by the coding sequence ATGCCCAACCACGCATTCACCTACAGCCTGGTGATCAACGAGGTCAGCGACGACCTGGACCAGTCCATGTCATTTGCTCGGACCCACGGCATGACGGCCCTCGAACTAGACACGGTGTGGGGCGTGCCCATCGAGACGGCTGACGCCGACGACCACGCGCGCGTCCGGGACGCCCTGCAACGCACGGGACTGGAACCGGCCATGGTGCTCTCGCCCGCCTTCAAGGCCCTGCGGCTGGCCGACGCCGATCCGGAGGACATCGCCTCGCTGCCCGGCTGGCGCGAGCACCTGGACGAGCTCGAAGCGGCGATGGACTTCGCCTCGGCCATCGGCTGCCCGCGCGTGCGGCTGTTCACCGGACGCCGCGACGTGGGCGGCGACAACCCCAGCCCCCGCCTTCCCGACGGGGGCGGCCTGCCCGCCGCGCGCCGGGCCGCGATCCGGGCGATCTTGCTGGATGCCGCCGGTCGCGCCGAGGACGTCGGGCTGACGCTGTGCGTGGAGAACGTGCGGAGCTGCTTCGGGAACACCGGCCGCAACACGGCGGCGATTCTGGCGGCGGTGGACCATCCGTCCGTGCGCGCCATCTGGGACCCGGCCAACGACTTCGTCTCCGGCGGCGATGACTTTCGCGCCGGGTACGAGGCGGTCAAGCCCTGGATGGTCCACGTCCACGCCAAGGACGCCATGGAGGTCGATCCTGCGACCGGGCTCACCGCGTGGACCGCCATCGGCCAAGGCGACCTGGACTGGCCGGCCCAGATTCGCGCCTTGATCGACGACAGCTACGACGGCCACATCAGCCTGGAAACCCACTGGCACCCCGAAGGCCGCAGCCGCGCGCAGAATTCCCACGACTCGTTCATGGGCCTGCGCCGGGCGGTTCAAGACGCTGCCGGCCTCGGCTCCTCTGGGAGTTGA
- a CDS encoding phosphotransferase, whose product MPDIPADAAAIDAAWLTRALQSSGMLTDGAVASVQVEPLGGSQGFAGQLRRLRTTYDGKAHGAPPSFIVKLHSPNAITRELIQRIGAASREIRFYRELAVRAGVPTASLHFAAHDGERYVLLLEDLAPARAGDPAAGCSPEQCQAAVANVAGMHAAWWDSPALASLDWIPEFADLTATRHAICREAWPEFVDRYRGQFPGLCNRVGPALLDGLDTVRCALSQASPTLLHGDFRPDNVMFAAGGSGAPAAFVDWQVMLRGPGLMDVAYFLVSATDRDTRRWLEMDTLRAYRQALAHGGVTGYTAEQCLTDYRLAMADVLSRIVVLTTRVLPEGTAGWSVFDVLAERIAGAVVDLDCVGLVAS is encoded by the coding sequence ATGCCTGACATTCCCGCCGACGCGGCGGCCATCGACGCGGCCTGGCTCACGCGCGCGCTGCAGTCGAGCGGGATGCTGACGGATGGAGCGGTTGCGTCCGTGCAGGTCGAACCACTTGGCGGCAGCCAGGGGTTCGCCGGGCAGTTGCGGCGACTGCGGACAACCTATGACGGCAAGGCGCACGGCGCACCGCCGAGCTTCATCGTCAAGCTGCACAGCCCAAACGCCATCACGCGCGAGCTGATCCAGCGCATCGGCGCGGCATCGCGCGAAATCCGCTTCTACCGCGAGCTGGCCGTTCGAGCGGGCGTGCCGACCGCGTCGCTCCACTTCGCGGCCCACGACGGCGAGCGCTACGTCCTGCTGCTGGAAGACCTCGCCCCGGCCCGCGCCGGCGATCCGGCGGCGGGATGCTCCCCGGAGCAGTGCCAGGCAGCCGTCGCCAACGTGGCCGGAATGCACGCCGCGTGGTGGGATAGCCCGGCGCTCGCCTCACTCGACTGGATACCCGAGTTCGCCGATCTGACCGCCACGCGCCACGCAATCTGCCGCGAGGCGTGGCCGGAGTTCGTGGACCGATATCGCGGTCAGTTCCCCGGCCTTTGCAACCGCGTCGGACCCGCACTGCTCGACGGCCTGGATACCGTGCGCTGCGCTTTGTCCCAGGCGTCCCCGACCCTGCTGCATGGCGACTTCCGCCCCGACAACGTGATGTTCGCCGCGGGCGGAAGCGGCGCTCCGGCGGCATTTGTCGACTGGCAGGTGATGCTCCGCGGGCCGGGCCTTATGGACGTCGCCTATTTCCTGGTGTCGGCGACGGACCGCGACACGCGGCGCTGGCTGGAAATGGACACGCTGCGCGCCTATCGGCAGGCGCTGGCGCATGGCGGCGTGACCGGCTACACCGCCGAGCAGTGCCTGACCGACTACCGGCTTGCCATGGCGGACGTGCTCTCGCGCATCGTCGTGCTTACGACGCGAGTCTTGCCCGAAGGCACAGCCGGCTGGTCGGTGTTCGACGTCCTGGCCGAACGCATCGCCGGCGCGGTTGTCGATCTGGACTGCGTGGGGCTGGTGGCGTCGTAG
- a CDS encoding PmoA family protein: MPTYEVFERQRQLKVYADGRYLAAVQQGLYRPYVFPVRTVHGHLVTQAGPADHPHHLSLWIGHTDVNGLNFWAPETLGIFPPPRILVRDTRTDVSAEGVEFDQRIEWVDGDGGLVLGERRRTGVRLWAGHVAVDVVSTLTAPDAPVEFGQDKDAGLALRIADQIDVLDGGEILSATGARNEPATFDTHADWVDYSGPVTNDHVAGIAIFPYPEVADTPWFTRDYGPIYVGPWRHSAMTLDPGESFTLGARFVAHDGGPDDMDIDGLFQRFRAEQG; this comes from the coding sequence ATGCCCACCTACGAGGTCTTCGAGCGCCAGCGCCAGCTGAAGGTATATGCCGATGGGCGGTACCTGGCGGCCGTGCAGCAGGGGCTCTATCGGCCCTATGTCTTTCCGGTGCGAACCGTGCACGGCCACCTGGTCACGCAGGCCGGTCCGGCGGACCACCCGCACCATCTGTCGCTTTGGATCGGGCACACGGACGTCAACGGCCTCAACTTCTGGGCCCCCGAGACGCTGGGCATTTTTCCACCGCCGCGGATCCTGGTCCGCGACACCCGGACCGATGTCTCAGCCGAGGGTGTCGAATTCGATCAGCGCATCGAGTGGGTCGACGGCGATGGCGGGTTGGTGCTGGGCGAGCGGCGTCGGACCGGCGTGCGCCTTTGGGCCGGTCACGTGGCCGTGGACGTGGTTTCCACCCTTACGGCTCCGGATGCGCCGGTGGAGTTCGGCCAGGACAAAGACGCCGGATTGGCTCTGCGCATCGCCGACCAGATCGACGTCCTGGACGGCGGCGAGATTCTCAGCGCGACGGGCGCCCGCAACGAGCCCGCGACGTTCGACACGCACGCGGACTGGGTGGACTACTCCGGTCCGGTCACGAACGACCACGTCGCCGGCATTGCCATCTTTCCCTATCCCGAGGTCGCGGATACGCCCTGGTTCACGCGCGACTACGGCCCGATCTACGTGGGACCGTGGCGGCACAGTGCCATGACGCTGGACCCGGGGGAGTCCTTCACCCTCGGCGCGCGGTTCGTGGCCCACGACGGCGGACCGGACGACATGGACATCGACGGACTCTTCCAGCGGTTCCGGGCGGAGCAGGGCTGA
- a CDS encoding aldo/keto reductase, translating into MTERELGSTGIRVSSLCMGCWEIGGLSWGPMASLDAVALVRAAFDAGITTFDTAEQYGGGRSETVLGKALEGVRGETVLVTKVGYLPGSDGAQDLHLDYEPQDFSPSRIQQACELSLRRLRTTYIDALLLHDPPLDIVRQPEPFEALRRLQQAGKIRWWGVSASAPAAAEAIRLWDAPVVESPFSLADDGVARHVLPLAAERGTGVLARSPFGSGVLMLDEAGIDRLPVTDWRRRESFRNRVRQLAGLRERLHATADARDEPAHETAIRYVLGHEAVSCSIVGISSELDIQRNAPAGEPPHLSAKEIVELQGD; encoded by the coding sequence ATGACGGAACGAGAGCTTGGGTCGACGGGCATCCGCGTGAGCAGCCTCTGCATGGGGTGCTGGGAGATCGGCGGTCTGTCGTGGGGGCCGATGGCCTCGCTGGATGCGGTGGCGCTTGTGCGCGCGGCGTTCGACGCGGGCATCACGACCTTCGACACGGCGGAACAATACGGCGGCGGACGCAGCGAGACCGTGCTGGGCAAGGCGCTGGAAGGCGTGCGCGGCGAGACGGTGCTGGTGACCAAGGTCGGGTACCTGCCCGGCAGCGACGGCGCCCAGGACCTGCACCTGGACTACGAGCCCCAAGACTTCTCTCCGTCACGCATTCAACAGGCGTGCGAGCTGTCGCTGCGGCGTCTGCGCACGACCTACATCGACGCGCTGCTGCTGCACGACCCGCCGCTGGACATCGTGCGGCAACCCGAACCGTTCGAGGCGCTGCGGCGCTTGCAGCAGGCGGGCAAGATTCGCTGGTGGGGCGTGTCCGCGTCGGCCCCGGCCGCGGCCGAGGCCATCCGTCTGTGGGACGCGCCGGTCGTCGAGTCCCCGTTCAGCCTCGCGGACGACGGCGTCGCTCGACACGTGCTGCCGCTGGCCGCCGAGCGCGGCACGGGCGTGCTGGCAAGGTCGCCGTTCGGCAGCGGCGTCCTCATGCTCGACGAGGCGGGCATCGACCGCCTGCCGGTCACCGACTGGCGCCGCCGCGAGTCCTTCCGCAATCGCGTGCGCCAGCTGGCCGGCCTGCGCGAGCGCCTGCATGCCACGGCGGACGCGCGGGACGAGCCCGCGCACGAGACGGCCATTCGCTACGTGCTCGGGCACGAGGCGGTGTCGTGCTCGATCGTCGGCATTTCGAGCGAGCTGGACATCCAACGCAACGCGCCCGCCGGGGAACCGCCCCACCTTAGCGCCAAGGAGATCGTGGAGCTGCAGGGAGACTAG
- a CDS encoding ABC transporter ATP-binding protein, producing the protein MASVTLDNVTKRFGDVVAVDDVSIEVQDREFLVLVGPSGCGKSTTLRMVAGLEELTGGNIYIGDRLVNDVPPKDRDIAMVFQSYALYPHMSVYDNLAFGLKLRKTPKAEIQRRVAEAADMLNISELMDRKPRALSGGQRQRVAVGRAIVRDPAVFLMDEPLSNLDAKLRVQTRAELIRLHERLQATVIYVTHDQMEAMTMGTRIAVLRDGVLQQLGPPQEVYAAPSNVFVGGFIGSPAMNFFDARISGEDGLWVETETLRIPVPPDRRDAVAPHAGKDVIFGIRPENIADPQFAAGGVNHETTITATVDVMEPLGSEVILYMLAGSDSFVARVDPRTTAQANQPFELAFEMDRMHLFDRATQEAIA; encoded by the coding sequence ATGGCCAGCGTCACGCTTGATAACGTCACGAAACGGTTTGGCGACGTTGTCGCCGTCGACGACGTGTCCATCGAGGTCCAGGACCGCGAGTTTCTCGTGCTCGTCGGGCCGTCGGGCTGCGGCAAGTCCACCACGCTGCGGATGGTGGCGGGGCTGGAGGAGCTGACCGGCGGCAACATCTACATCGGCGACCGTCTGGTGAACGACGTGCCGCCCAAGGACCGCGACATCGCCATGGTGTTCCAGAGCTACGCCCTCTATCCCCACATGAGCGTTTACGACAACCTGGCGTTTGGCCTGAAGCTGCGCAAGACGCCCAAGGCCGAAATTCAGCGGCGCGTGGCCGAGGCCGCCGACATGCTGAACATCAGCGAACTGATGGACCGCAAGCCGCGCGCGCTTTCCGGCGGTCAACGGCAGCGTGTGGCGGTGGGGCGGGCCATCGTGCGCGACCCTGCGGTATTCCTGATGGACGAGCCGCTGTCCAATTTGGACGCCAAGCTGCGCGTGCAGACGCGGGCCGAGCTGATTCGCCTGCACGAGCGTTTGCAGGCCACCGTGATCTACGTGACGCACGACCAGATGGAAGCCATGACCATGGGCACGCGCATCGCGGTGCTGCGGGACGGCGTCTTGCAGCAGTTGGGGCCGCCGCAGGAGGTCTACGCGGCGCCGAGCAACGTGTTCGTCGGCGGCTTCATCGGCAGCCCGGCGATGAACTTCTTCGACGCGCGCATCTCGGGCGAGGACGGCCTGTGGGTTGAGACGGAAACCCTGCGAATTCCCGTGCCGCCCGACCGGCGCGATGCCGTGGCGCCCCATGCCGGCAAGGACGTGATTTTCGGCATACGTCCGGAGAACATCGCCGACCCGCAGTTTGCGGCCGGCGGCGTGAATCACGAGACGACCATCACGGCGACGGTGGACGTGATGGAGCCGCTGGGCAGCGAGGTCATTCTCTACATGCTGGCGGGCTCGGACTCATTCGTCGCCCGCGTCGACCCGCGGACCACGGCACAGGCCAATCAGCCCTTCGAGCTGGCCTTCGAGATGGACCGCATGCACCTGTTCGACCGCGCGACGCAGGAGGCGATTGCGTAG
- a CDS encoding type II toxin-antitoxin system Phd/YefM family antitoxin produces the protein MVTVNVHEAKTHLSRLLAQVEAGEEVTIARNGKPVARLVACKPRGKRQFGALKGKITVDDSFFDPLPEEELRLWEGG, from the coding sequence ATGGTCACGGTAAACGTCCACGAAGCCAAGACCCACCTGTCGCGCCTGCTAGCGCAGGTCGAGGCGGGTGAAGAAGTCACCATCGCCCGCAACGGCAAGCCCGTGGCCCGGCTGGTGGCGTGCAAGCCGCGGGGCAAGAGGCAGTTCGGCGCTCTCAAGGGAAAGATTACGGTCGACGACAGCTTCTTCGACCCACTTCCGGAGGAGGAGCTGCGCTTGTGGGAAGGCGGCTGA
- a CDS encoding type II toxin-antitoxin system VapC family toxin, producing MRLLLDTHAFLWWYEGSIRMSWSARQAVDDDNNEVLISAASAWEITTKHRLGKLPGADPIASDVPGAIADQGFDELPITVAEAARAGALSGPLNDPFDRMLIAQALARDLVLVSNESTFDRYAIRRLW from the coding sequence GTGCGGCTGCTGCTCGATACCCATGCGTTCCTTTGGTGGTACGAGGGGAGCATCCGGATGTCCTGGTCCGCGAGACAGGCGGTGGACGATGACAACAATGAGGTGCTGATCAGCGCCGCCTCGGCGTGGGAGATCACCACCAAGCACCGCCTGGGCAAGCTGCCGGGCGCCGACCCGATCGCTTCCGACGTTCCCGGCGCCATCGCCGACCAAGGCTTCGACGAGCTGCCGATCACCGTCGCGGAAGCCGCGCGCGCCGGCGCGCTGTCGGGCCCTCTCAACGACCCCTTCGACCGCATGCTCATCGCCCAGGCCCTCGCACGCGACCTCGTGCTCGTCTCCAACGAGTCCACCTTCGACCGCTACGCCATTCGCCGCCTCTGGTGA
- a CDS encoding AAA family ATPase, which translates to MRIDGWKIDAFGPIAGWTAHGLAEHGVVVVAGDNETGKSALFEFLTTALFGFAPATAANHPYRPWDGRFPGGALLASLHDGRGVRIARRLTSRPQGSIDIDGQALDLANRPVSWVGGLARAVFTNLHAVTQNEALGLDLRTWESVEDRMLGGASFDFLLPAREVVARLDQDRQTLWRPNRRGRPRALEIRERIRALGEELRPASGRRADMEARQDRLAEIAERLEVIERGPQGLQAIEVMLERDALLAPIASRARRVAALDAEAGSLVPNDDFGPDPRAERDELREAAASGERRIGEIDDEIEHLAEAREIDAAHQAALARRDLILEMQAEIPLHVEDQKRIEQMSSELQREGGGFAQVAERVLDRDPDAETLATLRSLRIAESRGRFEAWTVAAADVDRRAAFRRRAAETAERAQRDREALGDVPDPAQAHGRVQTLLELDRAEALAGSGGQASMPAWRTWISPLVALAGIAAIVVGVVVGDGIVAGVGASLTAGAAWDLTMTVMMRRRAGGRLVAAEALRQRAGLAPGMHAADALEEAMRQRDAARRASDIDQRLAEAKAAMEDAARREGESTLAADAARNAWLELLTGVPIAPVQLQRPRETLLRDVEELRESLSRTHDLEDDRLAVQERIDHRLQRLQALRDELELDPAADVVHAVAELGRKLDAAATAKSESEAAGAAIAKLRDERQEAEAARDSADSELAQLEARLAQLDTADADPDVGLERLEQAREARDKARRARDDLDRETPNWQERLAEADRLEAQGEAIELSDDRRVELRRRGAEFQEEANGLRDERGGLVRDVQEMEKLPGPAHVQGAIEEAQAEQKEVHRAHNRLALLAAAISTAERDYRDAHQSPLLEAASDYLASITDGRYDRLIADDSTGDGVRLHVRRRGEDFSVAVGHPLSRGTLQQIYLALRLAMVDQVEGEDAERLPLFMDEMFVNWDPSRTGRGMAVLREIGRTRQVFLFTADPAWAERTSTQADAVVVATPGLAG; encoded by the coding sequence ATGAGAATCGACGGTTGGAAGATCGACGCGTTCGGTCCGATCGCCGGCTGGACGGCGCATGGCTTGGCCGAGCATGGCGTGGTGGTCGTCGCCGGCGACAACGAGACCGGCAAGTCGGCGCTGTTCGAGTTCCTGACCACCGCCTTGTTTGGCTTCGCGCCGGCCACGGCGGCGAACCATCCCTATCGCCCGTGGGACGGGCGCTTTCCGGGAGGCGCGTTGCTCGCCAGCCTGCATGACGGGCGCGGCGTGCGCATTGCCCGGCGCTTGACCTCGCGTCCTCAGGGCTCGATCGACATCGACGGCCAGGCGCTTGATCTGGCAAATCGTCCCGTCAGCTGGGTCGGGGGCCTGGCGCGCGCGGTGTTCACGAACTTACATGCGGTGACGCAGAACGAGGCGCTGGGCTTGGACCTGCGAACCTGGGAAAGCGTCGAGGACCGAATGCTCGGCGGGGCGTCGTTCGACTTCCTGCTGCCGGCGCGCGAGGTGGTGGCGCGGCTCGACCAGGATCGGCAGACGCTCTGGCGCCCCAATCGGCGGGGCCGACCCAGGGCCCTCGAGATTCGCGAGCGCATTCGGGCGTTGGGTGAGGAGCTGCGGCCGGCCAGCGGGCGCCGGGCGGACATGGAAGCGAGGCAAGATCGTCTCGCCGAGATCGCCGAGCGCCTGGAGGTCATCGAGCGCGGACCGCAGGGGTTGCAAGCCATTGAGGTCATGCTCGAACGGGACGCCCTGCTGGCGCCCATCGCCAGCAGGGCGCGCCGCGTGGCTGCTCTCGACGCAGAGGCCGGGTCACTTGTGCCGAACGACGATTTCGGCCCCGATCCGCGGGCCGAACGCGACGAGTTGCGGGAGGCCGCCGCGTCGGGCGAGCGGCGAATCGGTGAGATCGACGACGAGATCGAACACCTAGCTGAGGCGCGTGAGATCGACGCGGCCCACCAAGCAGCGCTCGCTCGCCGCGACCTGATTCTGGAAATGCAGGCCGAGATCCCGCTGCACGTCGAGGACCAAAAGCGCATCGAGCAGATGTCCAGCGAATTGCAACGCGAAGGCGGGGGATTTGCTCAGGTCGCCGAGCGGGTGCTGGACAGGGATCCGGATGCCGAGACCCTCGCGACGCTGCGATCGCTGCGGATTGCCGAATCGCGGGGACGCTTCGAGGCCTGGACGGTGGCCGCTGCGGACGTGGACCGACGGGCGGCGTTTCGGCGGCGTGCGGCGGAAACGGCGGAACGCGCGCAGAGGGACCGCGAGGCGTTGGGCGACGTGCCGGACCCGGCGCAGGCTCATGGGCGGGTGCAGACCCTCCTCGAACTCGATCGGGCCGAGGCCCTGGCAGGCTCCGGCGGCCAGGCGTCGATGCCTGCGTGGCGGACCTGGATCTCACCGCTGGTAGCGTTGGCTGGGATCGCGGCGATCGTGGTTGGAGTGGTGGTGGGTGATGGGATCGTTGCCGGTGTGGGCGCATCGCTGACCGCGGGCGCCGCATGGGATCTCACCATGACCGTGATGATGCGCCGCCGTGCCGGAGGCCGGTTGGTGGCCGCCGAGGCGCTCCGACAGCGCGCGGGACTAGCGCCCGGGATGCACGCCGCCGACGCCCTGGAGGAGGCCATGCGCCAGCGCGACGCGGCCCGGCGCGCGTCCGACATCGATCAGCGGCTTGCAGAGGCCAAGGCGGCAATGGAGGATGCCGCGCGCCGCGAGGGCGAATCCACACTGGCCGCCGACGCCGCGCGCAACGCCTGGCTGGAGCTGCTGACAGGCGTGCCAATTGCGCCGGTGCAGCTGCAGCGCCCCCGGGAAACCCTGCTGCGCGACGTGGAGGAGCTGCGGGAGTCGCTGTCGCGCACGCATGACCTCGAGGACGACCGACTGGCCGTTCAGGAGCGCATCGACCATCGCCTACAGCGGCTCCAAGCGCTGCGAGATGAGTTGGAGCTCGACCCGGCCGCCGATGTCGTGCACGCGGTTGCGGAGCTGGGGCGGAAGCTGGACGCCGCGGCGACGGCCAAGAGCGAATCCGAGGCCGCCGGCGCGGCGATTGCCAAGCTGCGCGACGAGCGGCAAGAGGCGGAGGCGGCGCGGGACTCTGCCGACTCGGAACTCGCACAGCTCGAGGCGCGGCTGGCGCAACTGGACACCGCCGACGCCGATCCCGACGTGGGCCTGGAACGGCTGGAGCAGGCGCGAGAGGCGCGGGACAAGGCGCGGCGGGCGCGCGACGATCTCGACCGCGAGACGCCCAACTGGCAGGAGCGCCTGGCCGAGGCCGACCGGCTGGAAGCGCAGGGCGAGGCCATCGAGCTTTCGGACGATCGCCGGGTCGAGCTGCGGCGCCGCGGCGCGGAGTTTCAGGAGGAAGCGAACGGCCTGCGCGATGAGCGCGGCGGCTTGGTCCGGGACGTCCAGGAGATGGAAAAGCTGCCCGGCCCGGCGCACGTGCAGGGCGCCATCGAGGAGGCGCAGGCGGAGCAGAAGGAGGTCCACCGGGCGCACAACCGGCTGGCGCTTTTGGCGGCGGCGATCTCTACCGCCGAGCGCGACTATCGCGACGCGCACCAATCGCCGCTGCTCGAGGCCGCGAGCGACTATCTCGCCAGCATCACCGACGGCCGCTACGACCGGTTAATCGCCGACGACTCGACGGGCGACGGGGTGCGGCTGCACGTGCGGCGCCGGGGCGAGGACTTTTCCGTCGCCGTGGGCCACCCGCTCAGCCGGGGCACGCTGCAGCAGATCTACCTGGCCTTGCGCTTGGCGATGGTGGACCAGGTGGAGGGCGAGGACGCCGAGCGGCTGCCGCTGTTCATGGACGAGATGTTCGTGAACTGGGACCCGTCACGCACCGGCCGCGGCATGGCCGTGCTGCGCGAGATCGGCCGAACACGGCAGGTGTTCCTCTTCACCGCCGATCCCGCCTGGGCGGAGCGCACGAGCACGCAGGCGGATGCGGTCGTGGTCGCCACGCCAGGGCTCGCCGGGTGA
- a CDS encoding DNA repair exonuclease produces the protein MLRIVHAADIHLDTPYRRHDEVVRARLLEAGREAFVRLIDLALERRADALLIAGDLFDNELLTLATERVLVDELTRATSAGLTVVYATGNHDPGRANYRAMGIDWPEEHFHLVASRQPRQIAIEREGEVVGWVVAAGHQTPREDRDLAAAFPPAPGPEPAVALLHAQVMSAAAAEQHDRYAPAALDSLEPSYAYWALGHIHQRQEVRPDPPVHYPGNVQGRHFGEDGAKGALVVTLDRGAAPEIEFAALAPVRWEVLEPTGLEAARNLTDVHSAVRAAFDARRHGAPPDQEWILRVDLHGACPLASLLADADERTELATQLREDLGVLDVEVRDRGLHRPVDIESHRDQPHLLGQTLVLLEEAKSDDSVLDRIAPEDVAGGDRGNVTEHRKYLRDLLRDLDAEAAVRLLRESESA, from the coding sequence ATGCTGCGCATCGTCCACGCCGCCGACATTCACCTCGACACGCCCTATCGGCGTCACGACGAGGTGGTGCGCGCGCGGCTGCTGGAAGCGGGTCGTGAGGCGTTCGTTCGGCTGATCGACCTGGCGCTGGAGCGCCGGGCCGACGCACTGCTGATCGCCGGGGACCTCTTCGACAACGAGTTGCTGACCCTGGCCACGGAGCGCGTGCTGGTCGACGAGTTGACTCGCGCAACGAGCGCCGGGCTGACCGTGGTCTACGCCACCGGCAACCACGATCCGGGGCGGGCCAACTACCGGGCCATGGGCATCGACTGGCCGGAGGAGCACTTTCACCTGGTCGCGTCGCGCCAGCCGCGGCAGATCGCCATCGAGCGTGAGGGCGAGGTGGTGGGCTGGGTGGTCGCGGCGGGGCACCAGACGCCGCGCGAGGACCGCGACCTGGCGGCCGCCTTTCCGCCGGCGCCGGGGCCGGAGCCGGCTGTTGCGTTGTTGCACGCGCAAGTGATGAGCGCCGCCGCGGCCGAGCAGCATGATCGCTATGCGCCTGCCGCGCTGGACAGCCTGGAACCCAGCTATGCCTACTGGGCGCTGGGCCACATCCACCAGCGCCAGGAAGTGCGGCCCGATCCGCCGGTTCACTACCCGGGCAACGTGCAGGGCCGGCATTTCGGCGAGGACGGCGCCAAGGGCGCACTGGTGGTGACGCTGGATCGCGGCGCGGCGCCCGAAATCGAGTTTGCGGCACTGGCGCCGGTGCGCTGGGAGGTGCTTGAGCCCACCGGTTTGGAGGCTGCGCGCAACCTGACCGACGTGCACTCGGCCGTGCGCGCGGCTTTCGACGCGCGACGGCACGGCGCGCCACCCGATCAAGAGTGGATCCTGCGAGTGGACCTGCACGGCGCCTGTCCGCTGGCGTCGCTGCTCGCGGACGCCGATGAGCGCACCGAGCTGGCCACGCAGCTGCGCGAAGACCTGGGCGTGCTGGACGTGGAGGTGCGCGACCGCGGTTTGCACCGGCCGGTGGACATCGAGTCCCACCGCGACCAGCCCCATCTGCTCGGTCAAACGCTGGTGCTGCTGGAAGAGGCCAAGTCTGACGACTCGGTGCTTGACCGCATCGCGCCGGAAGATGTGGCGGGCGGCGACCGCGGCAACGTGACCGAGCACCGGAAATACCTGCGCGACTTGCTGCGCGATCTGGACGCCGAGGCCGCCGTGCGGCTGCTGCGTGAGTCGGAGTCCGCATGA